A region of Streptomyces sp. NBC_01264 DNA encodes the following proteins:
- a CDS encoding HAD domain-containing protein, with the protein MTNTPAPPIPLVARPVLFLDVDGPLIPFGSPQGHPVHESPDAPAGADGHPLLSRLDPALGPRLAALPCELVWATTWMEDANACVAPRLGLPDLPVADWPEPTAEDLRSGAHWKTAGLVAWAAGRAFAWVDDEIGDADRRWVTAHHPGPALLHRVDPRIGLTDADFPVLEAWLRAHGA; encoded by the coding sequence ATGACGAACACCCCGGCTCCCCCGATCCCCCTCGTGGCGCGGCCCGTGCTCTTCCTCGACGTGGACGGCCCCCTCATCCCGTTCGGGTCCCCGCAGGGCCACCCGGTCCACGAGTCCCCCGACGCGCCGGCCGGAGCGGACGGGCACCCCCTCCTCTCCCGGCTCGATCCCGCGCTCGGGCCGCGGCTCGCCGCTCTGCCGTGCGAGCTCGTCTGGGCCACGACCTGGATGGAGGACGCCAACGCCTGCGTCGCCCCCCGGCTCGGACTGCCGGACCTGCCCGTGGCGGACTGGCCCGAGCCCACCGCCGAGGACCTCCGGAGCGGCGCCCACTGGAAGACCGCCGGCCTCGTCGCGTGGGCGGCGGGCCGGGCGTTCGCCTGGGTCGACGACGAGATCGGCGACGCGGACCGCCGGTGGGTGACCGCCCACCACCCCGGCCCGGCGCTCCTCCACCGGGTCGACCCCCGGATCGGCCTCACGGACGCCGACTTCCCCGTCCTGGAGGCGTGGTTGCGCGCCCACGGCGCCTGA
- a CDS encoding HNH endonuclease family protein, with amino-acid sequence MGRQIRVPGAVLAAVVLLALAGCSEVGSGAGAGPGDDPKPGGAAPASSSAPSDGKPPTGDVLPGMVTASVARTQLAALKVAAPGTMSGYSRDKFTHWAEQGDKCDTREVILQRDGAKVTRDSQCKAVSGTWKSLYDEVVVTEASKIDIDHMVPLAEGWRSGAAGWDAAKRKAFANDLTHPQLLAVTASSNRSKGDQSPDLWQPPSKKAWCQYGRAWTTVKSTYGLTVTEPEKKMLSTMLDTCAG; translated from the coding sequence ATGGGGCGTCAGATACGTGTGCCCGGTGCGGTACTGGCGGCCGTGGTGCTGCTGGCGCTCGCCGGTTGTTCGGAAGTGGGAAGCGGAGCCGGGGCCGGTCCCGGTGACGACCCGAAGCCGGGCGGCGCCGCGCCCGCCTCGTCATCCGCTCCCTCGGACGGGAAGCCCCCCACCGGCGACGTGCTCCCCGGCATGGTCACCGCCTCCGTGGCCCGTACGCAGTTGGCCGCGCTGAAGGTGGCGGCGCCGGGAACCATGTCGGGCTACAGCCGGGACAAGTTCACGCACTGGGCGGAGCAGGGCGACAAGTGCGACACCCGTGAGGTCATCCTCCAGCGGGACGGCGCCAAGGTGACCCGGGACTCCCAGTGCAAGGCCGTGTCCGGCACGTGGAAGAGCCTGTACGACGAGGTGGTGGTCACCGAGGCCTCGAAGATCGACATCGACCACATGGTGCCCCTCGCCGAGGGCTGGCGCTCCGGCGCGGCCGGCTGGGACGCCGCGAAGCGCAAGGCCTTCGCGAACGATCTGACGCACCCCCAGCTGCTGGCGGTGACGGCCTCCTCGAACCGGTCCAAGGGCGACCAGAGCCCCGACCTGTGGCAGCCGCCGTCGAAGAAGGCCTGGTGCCAGTACGGTCGGGCCTGGACCACGGTCAAGTCCACCTACGGTCTGACCGTCACCGAGCCCGAGAAGAAGATGCTCTCCACCATGCTGGACACCTGCGCGGGCTGA
- a CDS encoding GNAT family N-acetyltransferase — MTEIRTPRLLLRRWSEDDLVPLSEILADPEVMRWIGDGETLDLEGTAETIERWEDEWDEEGFGIFAVELLASGELIGAVGLSMPWWLPEVLPAAEITWRLGRSYWGQGYGSEAAHATLEFALQDRGLDRVVAVNRAGNDESENVIRKLGMTAEKDINHPETHALLNLHGIDLTEYEG, encoded by the coding sequence ATGACCGAGATCCGCACCCCCCGCCTCCTCCTCCGCCGCTGGTCCGAGGACGACCTCGTCCCCCTGTCGGAGATCCTCGCCGACCCCGAGGTGATGCGCTGGATCGGCGACGGCGAGACCCTCGATCTGGAGGGGACCGCCGAGACCATCGAGCGGTGGGAGGACGAGTGGGACGAGGAGGGCTTCGGGATCTTCGCCGTGGAGCTGCTGGCCTCCGGGGAGCTCATCGGAGCCGTCGGGCTCTCCATGCCGTGGTGGCTGCCCGAGGTTCTGCCCGCGGCCGAGATCACCTGGCGGCTCGGCCGCTCCTACTGGGGGCAGGGCTACGGCTCCGAGGCCGCGCACGCCACGCTGGAGTTCGCCCTCCAGGACCGCGGTCTCGACCGGGTCGTCGCCGTGAACCGGGCGGGCAACGACGAGTCCGAGAACGTGATCCGCAAGCTGGGCATGACCGCCGAGAAGGACATCAACCACCCGGAGACCCACGCGCTCCTCAACCTCCACGGCATCGACCTGACGGAGTACGAGGGCTGA
- a CDS encoding isopenicillin N synthase family dioxygenase: MVSSQVPSIDLGPWRSGGPEVRRQVASRVDEALQAAGFLLVTGHGVDPGLPARIREAARTFFRLPAAAKAPYAVSVGGRGWLGPGAEANSYAEGEASPPDLKESWSWAAEDPTGIPTVDAEWFRPNAWPAEVPALRPLVTEYLTAMRALSDELLELLAGALGLGTDHFTRHTGHPTWGFNVNWYPGTETVGPPLPGQFRIGAHTDFGTVTVLDREQGAGGLQIHTDAEGWQDAPYDPAALTVNIGDLMARWTGDRWRAGRHRVLPPPSDAPAEELISLVYFYECDPHTRVESLPAPLGRIMHEPVDSHVHLRAQLDAITVPVGGPAAGQAVPEA, from the coding sequence GTGGTGAGTTCCCAGGTCCCGTCGATCGATCTCGGCCCGTGGCGCTCCGGCGGGCCCGAGGTGCGCCGGCAGGTCGCCTCGCGCGTCGACGAGGCGCTCCAGGCGGCCGGGTTCCTGCTGGTGACCGGGCACGGCGTGGACCCGGGGCTGCCCGCGCGGATCCGGGAGGCGGCGCGGACCTTCTTCCGGCTCCCGGCCGCCGCCAAGGCCCCTTACGCCGTCTCGGTCGGCGGCCGGGGCTGGCTCGGCCCGGGCGCCGAGGCCAACAGCTACGCGGAGGGCGAGGCCTCCCCGCCCGACCTCAAGGAATCCTGGTCCTGGGCGGCGGAGGACCCGACCGGGATCCCCACCGTGGACGCCGAGTGGTTCCGGCCCAACGCGTGGCCGGCCGAAGTGCCCGCGCTGCGGCCGCTGGTGACGGAGTACCTGACCGCGATGCGGGCGCTCTCCGACGAGCTGCTGGAGCTGCTGGCCGGCGCCCTGGGCCTGGGCACGGACCATTTCACCCGCCACACCGGCCACCCCACCTGGGGTTTCAACGTCAACTGGTATCCCGGCACCGAGACCGTCGGGCCGCCGCTGCCCGGCCAGTTCCGCATCGGCGCACACACCGACTTCGGCACCGTCACGGTCCTGGACCGCGAGCAGGGCGCGGGCGGGCTCCAGATCCACACCGACGCCGAGGGCTGGCAGGACGCCCCCTACGATCCGGCCGCGCTCACCGTGAACATCGGGGACCTCATGGCGCGCTGGACGGGCGACCGCTGGCGGGCCGGCCGTCACCGGGTGCTGCCGCCGCCCTCCGACGCGCCCGCCGAGGAGCTGATCTCGCTCGTCTACTTCTACGAGTGCGATCCGCACACCCGGGTGGAATCCCTCCCGGCGCCGCTGGGACGGATCATGCACGAGCCGGTCGACTCGCACGTCCACCTGCGGGCGCAGCTCGACGCGATCACCGTCCCGGTGGGGGGGCCGGCGGCAGGTCAGGCGGTTCCGGAGGCCTAG
- a CDS encoding GNAT family N-acetyltransferase: MTYKGSPATATDIELAVSLATEALRAVAHRDWSTPAAGLDWSCYDTAVHVAEDLVSYAAQLAVRATDTWVPLEVRADEGTTPAGLLDMITASGRFLSAVVPLAGPEVRAWHPAGMAGADGFAAMGVIETLLHTHDVLGGLGVHDWRPGPELPALVLDRLFPHLPHGDVEDSWRTLLWATGRGDLPGRSRQPIWRWYFHPVRAERVLLCEITPNVAADLHAGGTGGFVWAEDGPGEGTRYAAGMTVKAREEGTYRPGWGPYAIIRASDRRAIGGMGFHSAPDADGRAELGYDLVPSARGNGYATEAAKALSGWAFDQPGCTLLAAEADHDNAPSRAVLRRAGFTEAGSGEGTVRYTLSPKETA, from the coding sequence ATGACGTACAAGGGTTCCCCCGCGACCGCCACCGACATCGAACTGGCGGTATCGCTCGCCACCGAGGCACTGCGTGCGGTGGCACACCGCGACTGGAGCACCCCGGCCGCCGGGCTGGACTGGAGCTGCTACGACACCGCCGTGCACGTGGCCGAGGACCTGGTCTCCTACGCCGCGCAGCTCGCGGTGCGCGCCACCGACACGTGGGTTCCCCTGGAGGTCCGGGCGGACGAGGGCACCACCCCGGCCGGGCTGCTCGACATGATCACCGCCTCCGGCCGCTTCCTGTCCGCCGTCGTGCCCCTCGCCGGACCGGAGGTCCGCGCGTGGCATCCGGCGGGGATGGCGGGCGCGGACGGCTTCGCCGCGATGGGCGTCATCGAGACGCTGCTGCACACCCACGACGTGCTCGGCGGCCTCGGCGTGCACGACTGGCGGCCCGGCCCCGAGCTGCCCGCCCTGGTCCTGGACCGCCTCTTCCCGCACCTTCCGCACGGGGACGTCGAAGACTCCTGGCGCACCCTGCTGTGGGCCACCGGCAGGGGCGACCTGCCCGGCCGGTCCCGGCAGCCGATCTGGCGCTGGTACTTCCACCCCGTCCGGGCCGAGCGCGTACTGCTCTGCGAGATCACTCCGAACGTGGCGGCCGACCTGCACGCGGGCGGCACCGGAGGGTTCGTCTGGGCCGAGGACGGGCCCGGAGAGGGCACGCGGTACGCCGCGGGCATGACGGTCAAGGCGCGCGAGGAAGGGACGTACCGCCCGGGCTGGGGCCCGTACGCCATCATCCGGGCGAGCGACCGGCGGGCGATCGGCGGAATGGGATTCCACTCGGCCCCGGACGCCGACGGCCGCGCCGAGCTGGGCTACGACCTCGTCCCGTCGGCGCGCGGCAACGGCTACGCCACGGAAGCGGCGAAGGCCCTCTCCGGCTGGGCCTTCGACCAGCCGGGCTGCACCCTGCTGGCGGCCGAGGCGGACCATGACAACGCACCCTCGCGCGCGGTACTGAGACGGGCCGGTTTCACGGAGGCGGGCTCCGGGGAAGGCACGGTCCGGTACACCCTGAGCCCGAAAGAGACGGCCTAG
- a CDS encoding VOC family protein yields the protein MARDLGAAQRFYGEVAGWRFRTARLGEGFTVAELDGMPVAGIGALAGDLAVAVAWTPYFAVDDADVAADRIRERSGTIAVGPVSFETGGRGALAADRDGAVFGIWEGQVSSGWRVGSGQAPAWLELRTRDAFESAIFYGEVLEWATGRAGCCEVAYEEDRVVLRQDGEPVARLDSGPVEPGSYSPYTRPRWHVHFRVPVLEAAVEAAVALGGRTVSEPGSSATERWVSLRDPDGALFTLTASRTDGGADG from the coding sequence ATGGCCCGGGACCTCGGCGCGGCACAGCGGTTCTACGGGGAGGTCGCGGGCTGGCGGTTCCGGACCGCGCGGCTCGGCGAGGGCTTCACCGTCGCCGAGCTGGACGGGATGCCGGTGGCCGGGATCGGGGCGCTGGCCGGGGATCTCGCGGTGGCCGTGGCCTGGACCCCGTACTTCGCGGTCGACGACGCCGACGTGGCGGCGGACCGGATCCGCGAACGCAGCGGCACGATCGCGGTCGGCCCGGTGTCCTTCGAGACCGGGGGCCGCGGGGCGCTCGCGGCGGACCGCGACGGGGCGGTGTTCGGGATCTGGGAGGGCCAGGTCTCCTCGGGCTGGCGGGTCGGTTCGGGACAGGCGCCGGCCTGGCTGGAGCTGCGCACCCGGGACGCCTTCGAGTCGGCGATCTTCTACGGGGAGGTGCTGGAGTGGGCCACCGGCCGCGCCGGGTGCTGCGAGGTCGCGTACGAGGAGGACCGGGTCGTGCTGCGCCAGGACGGGGAGCCGGTGGCACGCCTCGACAGCGGTCCCGTGGAGCCGGGTTCGTACAGTCCGTACACCCGGCCGCGCTGGCACGTGCACTTCCGGGTGCCCGTGCTGGAGGCGGCGGTGGAGGCGGCCGTCGCGCTGGGCGGCCGTACGGTGTCCGAACCCGGGTCGAGCGCGACCGAGCGATGGGTGTCCCTGCGCGATCCGGACGGGGCGCTCTTCACGCTCACCGCGTCGAGGACGGACGGCGGGGCCGACGGGTAG
- a CDS encoding PHP domain-containing protein, with product MDPVAALDRIAFLLERAQEPTYRVQAFRTAAAAVGRMGEDELAERVRAGTLEAVKGIGPKTAQVVREALGGTIPAYLRGLEEKAAAHPAGPPPGPEALALRAALRGDCHLHSDWSDGGSPIEAMARAAAALGHDWAVLTDHSPRLTVARGLSPERLREQLRTVAELNATWAPFRLLTGIECDILDDGSLDQEPELLAEVDLVVGSVHSKLRMDAAAMTRRMVAAVRNPHLDVLGHCTGRLVTGRTRPESEFDAEAVFAACAESGAAVEINSRPERLDPPRRLLRLAVAAGTLFAIDTDAHAPGQLDWQTLGCERALECGVTADRVVNTWAAPELLAWARTRQLP from the coding sequence ATGGACCCGGTGGCCGCGCTGGACCGGATCGCGTTCCTGCTGGAACGCGCCCAGGAGCCGACCTACCGGGTCCAGGCCTTCCGCACGGCGGCCGCCGCCGTCGGCCGGATGGGCGAGGACGAACTGGCCGAACGCGTCCGCGCGGGCACCCTCGAAGCGGTCAAGGGCATCGGCCCGAAAACCGCCCAGGTCGTCCGCGAGGCCCTCGGCGGAACCATCCCCGCCTACTTGCGGGGGCTGGAGGAGAAGGCCGCCGCCCACCCCGCGGGCCCACCGCCCGGCCCCGAGGCCCTCGCCCTGCGCGCCGCCCTGCGCGGCGACTGCCACCTGCACTCCGACTGGTCGGACGGCGGCAGCCCCATCGAGGCGATGGCCCGGGCCGCGGCCGCCCTCGGCCACGACTGGGCGGTGCTCACCGACCACTCGCCGCGCCTGACCGTCGCCCGGGGCCTCTCCCCGGAACGGCTTCGGGAACAACTGCGCACGGTCGCCGAACTCAACGCGACCTGGGCCCCGTTCCGGCTGCTCACCGGCATCGAGTGCGACATCCTCGACGACGGCTCGCTGGACCAGGAGCCGGAACTCCTGGCCGAGGTGGACCTCGTCGTCGGCTCCGTCCACTCCAAGCTCCGGATGGACGCCGCCGCGATGACCCGGCGGATGGTCGCCGCCGTACGCAACCCCCACCTCGACGTCCTCGGCCACTGCACCGGGCGACTGGTGACGGGCAGGACCCGGCCGGAGTCGGAGTTCGACGCCGAGGCCGTCTTCGCGGCCTGCGCCGAGTCGGGAGCCGCCGTGGAGATCAACAGCCGGCCGGAGCGGCTGGACCCGCCGCGCCGGCTGCTGCGGCTCGCGGTCGCCGCGGGCACCCTCTTCGCGATCGACACCGACGCGCACGCCCCCGGACAGCTCGACTGGCAGACCCTCGGCTGCGAACGCGCCCTGGAATGCGGGGTGACGGCCGACCGGGTCGTCAACACCTGGGCCGCCCCCGAACTGCTCGCCTGGGCCCGCACCCGCCAACTGCCGTAG